One genomic window of Desulfotignum phosphitoxidans DSM 13687 includes the following:
- a CDS encoding BsuBI/PstI family type II restriction endonuclease, translated as MGITPIMDWIREHYQKNYAPNSRETIRRQTIHQFMDAGVALYNPDKHDRPVNSPKAVYQIAPATLKLLQNFGTKKWHDNLTDYMAERETLVARYAQERELNRVPVQISFGKTITLSPGEHSELIRTVIEDFAPRFAPGSILIYAGDTGDKWGYFDAAMLAGLNVDIDSHGKMPDVVLHYTRKNWLLLVESVTSHGPMDGKRHNELTRLFAGATAGLVYVTAFPNRVTMARYLDSIAWETEVWVADAPSHLIHFNGERFLGPYK; from the coding sequence ATGGGCATCACACCGATCATGGATTGGATCCGGGAACACTATCAAAAAAACTACGCACCCAATTCACGGGAAACAATCCGCCGCCAGACCATCCACCAGTTTATGGATGCAGGAGTTGCACTTTATAACCCGGACAAACACGATCGCCCTGTTAACAGCCCCAAAGCCGTTTATCAAATTGCACCGGCCACCTTGAAATTGCTGCAAAATTTTGGCACCAAAAAATGGCATGACAATCTGACCGACTATATGGCGGAACGGGAGACACTTGTTGCCAGGTATGCCCAGGAAAGGGAATTGAATCGGGTGCCCGTGCAAATCTCTTTCGGGAAAACCATCACTCTCAGTCCTGGAGAACACAGCGAATTAATTCGCACTGTCATTGAAGATTTTGCGCCCCGCTTTGCTCCGGGAAGCATACTGATCTATGCGGGAGATACCGGAGATAAGTGGGGGTATTTTGACGCTGCCATGCTGGCCGGATTGAATGTCGATATAGACTCCCATGGCAAAATGCCCGATGTCGTTTTGCATTATACCAGAAAAAACTGGCTGCTGCTGGTTGAATCCGTCACCAGCCACGGCCCGATGGATGGAAAACGCCATAACGAACTGACCCGGTTGTTTGCCGGTGCAACAGCCGGCCTTGTCTATGTAACGGCTTTTCCAAACCGCGTCACCATGGCTCGGTATCTTGACAGTATCGCATGGGAAACCGAAGTATGGGTTGCCGATGCCCCATCCCACCTGATTCATTTTAACGGGGAACGATTCCTCGGACCCTACAAATAA